Proteins encoded within one genomic window of Halobacteroides halobius DSM 5150:
- the ltrA gene encoding group II intron reverse transcriptase/maturase, translating into MKKKISSLYSIKDLVTKKRHLHCAAQKVLNNGGCGGIDGVEVEEFRENYTKNMSALYRQLTEDRYEPQPVLRTYISKGNGEQRPLGIPVIKDRIAQQAVKQILEIHFEEIFCDCSYGFRPNRSTEDAIKKVEEYKEQGYNWVLDADVKSYFDTIDHEILMELIAEEVSDGWILDIIRSWLTIGVMTEQGREETTEGTPQGGVISPLLANIYLHHFDKKMTRRGYKIVRFADDFIIMAKSKAKAERALEVTRQIIENELNLRLHPRKTVITNFNDGFKFLEFKFYNCDYKKPKESSIKSFKDKVRKKTKRNRSIGVAVMIDELNLIIRGWGNSFLLGNVKGLYKKLDGWIRMRVRCFIEGKKAKGQNYRLPNKILRDLGLESLLTDVL; encoded by the coding sequence GTGAAAAAAAAAATTAGTTCGCTATATAGTATAAAAGATTTAGTGACTAAGAAAAGACATTTACATTGTGCAGCTCAGAAAGTTTTGAATAATGGTGGTTGTGGAGGGATTGACGGTGTAGAAGTTGAAGAATTTAGAGAAAATTACACTAAGAATATGAGTGCTTTATATCGCCAGTTAACAGAAGATAGATATGAGCCACAACCAGTTCTAAGAACGTATATCTCAAAAGGAAATGGAGAACAAAGACCACTAGGTATTCCAGTAATTAAAGACCGAATTGCCCAACAAGCAGTGAAACAGATTCTAGAGATACACTTTGAAGAAATATTCTGCGACTGTTCTTATGGTTTTAGACCTAATAGGTCAACCGAAGATGCAATTAAGAAAGTAGAAGAATATAAAGAACAAGGTTATAATTGGGTATTAGACGCAGATGTCAAATCTTACTTTGATACAATAGACCATGAAATTTTAATGGAGCTGATAGCAGAGGAAGTAAGTGATGGTTGGATATTAGATATTATTAGGTCGTGGCTTACTATAGGTGTCATGACTGAGCAAGGAAGAGAAGAAACAACGGAGGGAACTCCACAAGGAGGCGTAATTTCTCCACTTTTAGCAAATATCTACCTACATCACTTTGATAAGAAAATGACGCGTCGAGGATATAAGATAGTTAGATTTGCCGATGACTTTATAATTATGGCTAAGAGTAAAGCTAAAGCAGAACGTGCTTTGGAAGTAACTCGCCAGATTATAGAAAATGAATTAAACTTAAGACTACATCCTCGGAAAACAGTAATTACGAATTTTAATGATGGATTTAAATTTCTAGAATTTAAATTTTATAATTGTGATTATAAAAAGCCAAAAGAGAGCTCTATTAAAAGTTTCAAGGATAAAGTAAGAAAGAAAACCAAAAGGAATAGATCAATAGGAGTAGCTGTAATGATTGATGAACTTAATTTAATTATTAGAGGTTGGGGTAATAGCTTTCTACTAGGAAATGTTAAAGGACTATATAAAAAGTTAGATGGTTGGATAAGAATGAGAGTACGTTGTTTTATAGAAGGAAAGAAGGCGAAAGGACAGAATTATCGCCTTCCTAATAAAATATTAAGAGATTTAGGACTAGAATCACTGCTTACCGATGTGCTTTAG
- the deoC gene encoding deoxyribose-phosphate aldolase encodes MDAEKVAGMIDHTILGPDATKEDIVKKCQEAIEYKFASVCVNPSFVKLVKQELSGSPVKVCTVIGFPLGANTTETKSFATRDAVDAGADEIDMVINLGAIKSKAWEIVQDDIAAVVQAAGDKIVKVIIETCYLTEEEKKKACQVAKEAGADFVKTSTGFGTAGATVEDVKLMKEVVGDDLEVKASGGVRSMADAQDMIEAGATRIGASSGVKIVTGEEANTDY; translated from the coding sequence ATGGATGCAGAAAAAGTAGCAGGAATGATTGATCATACGATTTTAGGCCCAGATGCTACTAAAGAAGATATAGTCAAAAAGTGTCAAGAAGCTATAGAGTATAAGTTTGCTTCTGTCTGTGTTAATCCTAGTTTTGTTAAGTTAGTTAAGCAAGAATTAAGTGGAAGTCCAGTTAAGGTATGTACAGTGATAGGTTTTCCTTTAGGGGCCAATACTACGGAAACAAAGTCTTTTGCTACTAGGGATGCAGTTGATGCAGGAGCTGATGAAATTGATATGGTAATTAATTTAGGAGCAATTAAGTCTAAAGCATGGGAGATTGTCCAAGATGATATTGCTGCTGTTGTTCAGGCTGCAGGAGATAAAATAGTCAAGGTGATTATTGAAACATGCTATTTAACAGAAGAAGAAAAAAAGAAAGCTTGCCAGGTAGCTAAAGAAGCAGGAGCTGATTTTGTTAAGACTTCCACTGGTTTTGGAACTGCTGGTGCTACAGTAGAAGATGTAAAATTAATGAAAGAAGTTGTAGGAGATGACTTAGAAGTTAAAGCTTCTGGTGGGGTTAGAAGTATGGCTGATGCTCAAGATATGATTGAAGCTGGAGCTACTAGGATTGGAGCGAGTTCTGGAGTTAAAATTGTCACAGGAGAAGAAGCTAATACAGATTATTAA
- a CDS encoding transketolase family protein — MTEEIPTRNAYGEALVELGAKNEDVVVLDADLAGSTRTTYFAEEYEDRFFQVGIAEQNMMGMAAGLATCGKVAFASTFAVFGSARVADQIRNSIAYPNLNVKIAVTHAGITVGPDGATHQSVEDLSILRAIPNMTVIVPADYTEAKAATKAAAEYDGPVYLRFGRVGTPVVFAEEDYKFEWGKVNVVEEGSDVTIFAAGMMLAKALEAKEELAQEDISAEVVNVHTIKPLDVEGVVASAKKTGAVVTAEEHNIYGGLGSAIAEAVAENYPVPVKRVGVKDTFGKSGAPKELIEEFDLTAEEIVKNVKEVIKKK, encoded by the coding sequence ATGACAGAAGAAATTCCAACACGTAACGCTTATGGTGAAGCATTAGTTGAATTAGGTGCAAAAAATGAAGATGTTGTAGTATTAGATGCGGATTTAGCAGGTTCTACAAGAACAACTTATTTTGCTGAAGAGTATGAGGATAGATTTTTTCAGGTAGGAATTGCTGAACAAAATATGATGGGGATGGCAGCTGGTTTAGCCACTTGCGGTAAAGTTGCTTTTGCTAGTACTTTTGCTGTCTTTGGTAGTGCTCGGGTAGCAGATCAGATTAGAAATTCAATTGCCTATCCTAATTTAAATGTTAAGATTGCTGTTACTCACGCTGGGATAACGGTTGGCCCGGATGGTGCTACACATCAATCTGTTGAAGATTTAAGTATTCTACGAGCTATTCCAAATATGACAGTGATTGTTCCTGCTGATTATACAGAAGCTAAGGCAGCAACTAAAGCTGCGGCTGAATATGATGGGCCAGTATATCTTCGCTTTGGAAGAGTAGGAACGCCAGTTGTTTTTGCTGAAGAAGATTATAAGTTTGAGTGGGGTAAAGTTAATGTTGTAGAAGAAGGTAGTGATGTAACAATCTTTGCTGCTGGTATGATGTTAGCTAAAGCCCTTGAAGCTAAGGAAGAGTTAGCTCAAGAAGATATTTCAGCTGAAGTAGTTAATGTCCATACAATTAAGCCTTTAGATGTAGAAGGAGTTGTTGCTTCTGCTAAGAAAACTGGTGCTGTAGTAACAGCAGAAGAACATAATATTTATGGAGGATTAGGTAGTGCTATTGCTGAAGCTGTAGCAGAAAATTATCCTGTTCCTGTAAAAAGAGTGGGAGTTAAAGATACGTTTGGTAAGTCTGGTGCTCCTAAAGAGTTAATTGAAGAGTTTGATTTAACAGCTGAAGAAATTGTTAAGAATGTAAAAGAAGTAATTAAGAAAAAGTAA